A DNA window from Pseudodesulfovibrio thermohalotolerans contains the following coding sequences:
- the imm40 gene encoding Imm40 family immunity protein, with product MTFDKDVIKLLSAGTSLHEYGICNWAFNRRDAIVVLDGFKKLKIPVLGGDVYKFENGNPVSTYENWYCEQFEDESHEEFISRSILIATEFINRIDSKDNSSFFVIVPDRALIDTDEALVELKRHWQVQKH from the coding sequence ATGACTTTTGATAAAGATGTTATAAAATTACTGAGTGCTGGGACATCTTTGCACGAATATGGAATATGTAATTGGGCTTTTAATAGAAGAGATGCAATTGTTGTGCTCGATGGCTTTAAAAAATTAAAAATACCCGTTTTAGGGGGTGATGTTTATAAATTTGAAAATGGAAATCCTGTATCAACATATGAAAATTGGTATTGCGAGCAATTCGAAGATGAGAGTCATGAAGAGTTCATTTCAAGAAGCATTCTTATCGCCACAGAATTTATTAATAGAATCGATAGTAAGGATAATTCGTCGTTCTTTGTTATTGTTCCGGATAGGGCATTAATTGACACAGATGAGGCTCTTGTAGAACTCAAAAGGCATTGGCAAGTTCAAAAACATTGA
- a CDS encoding RNA recognition motif domain-containing protein, which yields MSKNLYIGNLAWSTTEQEIRNAFEVHGEVMSVKLIEDRETGRPRGFGFVEMDDAGADAAVAEFDGREFGGRNIKVNVARPREERPRW from the coding sequence ATGTCCAAGAACTTATACATCGGTAATCTCGCATGGTCCACGACCGAACAGGAAATCCGCAACGCCTTCGAGGTGCATGGTGAAGTCATGTCCGTCAAACTCATCGAAGACCGTGAAACCGGCCGCCCGCGCGGTTTTGGCTTCGTGGAAATGGATGACGCAGGTGCTGACGCCGCCGTCGCCGAGTTTGACGGCCGTGAATTCGGCGGTCGCAACATCAAGGTCAACGTGGCCAGGCCCCGCGAAGAACGCCCCCGCTGGTAG
- a CDS encoding DEAD/DEAH box helicase, which yields MTFTTFPFDQRIVAGIKSCGYESPTPIQKQAIPQVLQGYDVLGLAQTGTGKTAAFALPILQRLLDSKSTQGIPRVLILAPTRELALQIQDNFASLGKRTGIRCSAVIGGVGMAPQIKAFRSSQIIVACPGRLVRLLSNGSVRLNAIDTLVLDEADRMLDLGFMPDIKRITAQLPKQRQNLLFSATMPKDIRKFADRILVTPKTVKIANTEPVATVEHSFHKTQNNRKSDILESLLAKSAHESVLIFTRTKHKAKNLSRELTNNGHNSTFLQGNMSQGQRQRALVGFREGKFTIMVATDIAARGIDCDRITHVINYDMPDTVETYTHRIGRTGRAGRSGNAVSFVTNEDKLQIRAIERVMNISFERQIDRDAAPRNTMNDTMRGSRSVPQETKNSRGRKHRSRRAKRPAA from the coding sequence ATGACATTTACCACTTTTCCCTTTGACCAGCGCATCGTCGCTGGCATCAAGTCCTGTGGGTATGAATCCCCTACCCCCATTCAAAAACAGGCCATTCCGCAAGTTCTCCAAGGCTACGACGTCCTCGGACTGGCCCAGACCGGGACCGGCAAGACTGCGGCCTTCGCACTGCCCATCCTCCAACGCTTACTGGATTCGAAATCGACCCAAGGCATTCCACGCGTTCTGATTCTGGCTCCGACCCGCGAGTTGGCTCTGCAAATCCAGGACAACTTTGCATCGCTGGGGAAACGAACCGGTATCCGTTGCTCGGCTGTCATTGGCGGCGTCGGCATGGCTCCGCAGATCAAGGCATTCAGATCTTCCCAGATTATTGTCGCCTGTCCCGGCCGGCTCGTCAGACTTCTCAGCAACGGCTCAGTTCGTCTGAATGCCATAGACACCCTGGTTCTCGACGAAGCGGACCGCATGCTGGACCTGGGCTTCATGCCGGATATCAAACGAATCACCGCCCAATTGCCGAAACAAAGGCAAAACCTTCTTTTCTCGGCCACCATGCCCAAGGATATTCGCAAGTTCGCCGACCGGATTCTGGTCACCCCGAAGACGGTCAAAATCGCCAACACGGAGCCTGTGGCGACCGTGGAGCATTCTTTCCACAAGACACAGAACAACCGCAAGAGCGACATCTTGGAAAGCCTGCTCGCAAAGAGTGCACATGAAAGCGTGCTCATTTTCACCCGAACCAAGCACAAGGCCAAGAACCTGTCACGGGAACTGACCAACAACGGTCATAACAGCACCTTTCTCCAGGGCAACATGAGCCAGGGACAACGCCAGCGGGCCTTGGTCGGATTCCGCGAAGGAAAGTTCACCATTATGGTGGCAACTGATATCGCCGCACGGGGTATCGACTGCGACCGGATCACCCACGTCATAAATTATGACATGCCGGACACCGTGGAAACCTACACGCATCGCATTGGCCGCACAGGCAGGGCTGGCAGATCCGGAAATGCCGTCAGCTTCGTGACCAACGAGGACAAACTCCAGATTCGAGCGATCGAACGGGTGATGAATATCTCCTTTGAACGGCAGATCGACCGGGACGCCGCGCCCCGCAACACCATGAATGACACCATGCGGGGCTCCCGCTCTGTCCCCCAGGAAACCAAGAATTCCCGTGGCCGCAAACACCGCTCCAGACGCGCCAAGCGCCCTGCGGCTTAA
- a CDS encoding MerR family transcriptional regulator: MAKKTKANRATLPELFPGKVAEACTYGTLSWVTIRDMRRKGKIPAECFKQPGRRILVVRDPFLDWVDAWLAGGAHA; this comes from the coding sequence ATGGCGAAAAAGACCAAGGCCAACCGCGCCACCCTCCCGGAACTATTTCCGGGGAAAGTCGCGGAAGCATGCACCTACGGCACCCTTTCCTGGGTCACTATCCGCGATATGCGACGCAAGGGGAAAATCCCTGCGGAATGCTTCAAACAGCCTGGGCGGCGTATTCTCGTCGTCCGCGACCCCTTCCTGGATTGGGTCGACGCTTGGCTTGCGGGGGGTGCGCATGCGTAG
- a CDS encoding type II toxin-antitoxin system ParD family antitoxin, protein MHISLTPELESQIKRKVESGLYNNASEVVREALRFMETHEQLVYQMKLDALRKDLSVGAAQAETGEFVEGSMQSILAEARARRG, encoded by the coding sequence ATGCACATCTCATTGACCCCAGAGTTGGAGTCCCAGATCAAGCGCAAGGTTGAGAGCGGATTATACAATAATGCCAGTGAAGTAGTTCGCGAAGCTCTGCGCTTCATGGAAACGCACGAGCAACTCGTCTACCAGATGAAGCTTGACGCGTTGCGCAAGGATCTCAGCGTGGGCGCGGCCCAGGCCGAGACGGGCGAATTTGTGGAAGGCAGCATGCAGTCCATCCTTGCCGAAGCAAGGGCGCGACGTGGCTGA
- a CDS encoding RHS repeat-associated core domain-containing protein: MTAAHLDGRLICQCGYDREGRRDRDYFPVTVGLHYRDYRYTLDNRLPRAGNNDFTHDGSGFRSIWAKGGTCHLYEYAPDYRLLKMEVEDKDRVYTFDHDDDGQRVAKQYNGRIVEAYCWLDFVRLGGFHDGQHGFEFAYRDGERVPFAMRRDDGTVFGLFSDQVGSLRVVVGINDNVVKEIVYDPFGGIIEDTNPDFRIPLGFAGGLHDRDLGFVRFGWRDYDTFTSRWTAPDPIGDKGGDPDWYGYCLDDPVNGVDPLGLMGSKPG; the protein is encoded by the coding sequence TTGACGGCAGCCCACCTGGACGGGCGGCTGATCTGCCAATGCGGCTACGACCGGGAGGGACGGCGTGACCGGGATTACTTCCCGGTCACCGTCGGGCTCCACTACCGCGACTACCGGTACACGCTCGACAACCGGCTGCCTCGCGCGGGCAACAACGACTTTACGCACGACGGGAGTGGGTTCCGTTCCATCTGGGCGAAAGGCGGCACGTGCCACCTCTACGAGTACGCGCCGGACTATCGGCTGCTCAAGATGGAGGTCGAAGACAAAGACCGCGTTTACACCTTCGACCACGACGATGACGGGCAGCGGGTGGCCAAGCAGTACAACGGTCGGATCGTCGAAGCGTACTGTTGGCTTGATTTCGTACGGCTCGGCGGTTTCCACGACGGCCAACACGGTTTCGAGTTCGCCTACCGCGACGGCGAGCGGGTTCCGTTCGCCATGCGCAGGGACGACGGCACGGTGTTCGGCCTGTTCAGCGATCAGGTGGGGTCGCTCCGTGTGGTTGTGGGCATCAACGACAATGTGGTAAAGGAGATTGTGTACGATCCCTTCGGCGGGATCATCGAGGACACCAACCCGGACTTCCGCATCCCGCTGGGCTTTGCGGGCGGCCTACACGACCGCGACCTGGGCTTCGTTCGTTTCGGCTGGCGGGATTACGACACCTTCACCAGCCGCTGGACCGCGCCCGACCCCATAGGCGACAAGGGCGGCGACCCGGATTGGTATGGTTATTGTTTGGATGATCCGGTGAATGGGGTGGACCCACTGGGGTTGATGGGGAGTAAGCCCGGTTGA
- a CDS encoding IS3 family transposase (programmed frameshift), with translation MRKSRFTEHQIVRILKSVESGRTVKDVCREHGVSNATYYKWKSKYGGMEASDIERMKDLEAENRKLKQMFADLSLENMALKDVIGKKTLRPVQRKQLVTHMICEFEMSVRKACTALGVSRSYYAYKPHPRDDSTVIAALTELAEKKPTWGFSKLFAVLRKQGTPWNHKRVWRVYCLLKMNLKRKAKKRRPQRTRKAVAQPLLANHCWSIDFMRDTLYSGRAFRTFNAVDDFNREVLAVEVDTNLPAGRVLRVLDRVAEERGRYPEKLRMDNGPEFASSAMAAWADQHGVGLEFIQPGKPTQNSYIERFNRTYREEVLDLYIFDSLSEVRECTERFIREYNEDRPHESLGDMTPVEFAAQRAGGTPCPLGSHQKTAGSLYY, from the exons ATGCGCAAATCAAGATTCACTGAGCACCAGATCGTGCGGATTTTGAAATCCGTGGAAAGTGGACGGACGGTCAAGGACGTCTGCCGAGAGCACGGCGTGAGCAACGCTACGTACTACAAATGGAAGTCCAAGTACGGCGGCATGGAGGCGTCCGACATAGAGCGGATGAAAGACCTTGAGGCAGAAAACCGTAAGCTCAAGCAGATGTTTGCGGATCTGAGCCTGGAAAACATGGCTCTCAAGGATGTCATCG GAAAAAAAACTCTGAGGCCGGTTCAGCGAAAACAGCTCGTCACGCACATGATCTGTGAGTTCGAGATGAGTGTCCGCAAGGCTTGTACAGCTCTTGGCGTCAGCCGGAGCTACTACGCGTACAAGCCTCATCCGCGCGACGATAGTACCGTCATCGCCGCTTTGACTGAACTGGCCGAGAAAAAGCCCACATGGGGCTTCAGTAAGCTTTTTGCTGTGCTTCGCAAGCAGGGGACCCCTTGGAATCACAAACGCGTCTGGCGGGTTTATTGCTTGTTGAAAATGAATTTGAAACGCAAGGCAAAGAAACGTCGCCCCCAAAGGACAAGGAAAGCCGTGGCCCAGCCGCTGCTGGCGAACCATTGTTGGTCGATTGATTTCATGCGTGACACTCTCTACAGCGGGCGGGCTTTCAGAACATTTAATGCTGTTGACGATTTCAATCGAGAGGTGCTTGCCGTGGAAGTAGACACCAACCTGCCAGCCGGAAGAGTGCTCAGGGTACTTGACCGGGTAGCCGAAGAAAGAGGTCGTTACCCGGAAAAGCTGAGGATGGACAACGGACCTGAATTTGCCAGTTCGGCCATGGCAGCCTGGGCTGATCAGCACGGTGTTGGGCTGGAGTTCATACAGCCAGGCAAGCCGACGCAAAACTCATATATTGAGCGTTTCAACCGGACCTATCGGGAAGAGGTTTTGGACTTGTATATCTTCGATAGCTTGAGCGAAGTGCGTGAATGCACGGAGAGATTTATCAGGGAGTACAACGAAGATCGGCCTCATGAATCGCTAGGCGACATGACGCCAGTGGAATTTGCAGCCCAGAGGGCAGGGGGTACCCCCTGCCCTCTGGGCTCTCACCAAAAAACGGCGGGAAGCCTCTACTACTAG
- a CDS encoding 4Fe-4S single cluster domain-containing protein, protein MIRINSLDLRGSVCDGPGLRTVLFLQGCQRRCPNCHNPETWDSESGRLIPILDLAARIRIEAPTRRLTISGGEPLEQTVGVLALLNELSDFDLALYTGYELEEVPPSILRRLDWIKVGSFDIHHRTTTTPFIGSGNQRFLSTRDELVLLDD, encoded by the coding sequence ATGATAAGGATCAACTCCCTCGACCTACGCGGTTCAGTTTGCGATGGTCCTGGCTTGAGAACCGTTCTTTTCCTTCAAGGGTGTCAACGCAGATGCCCAAACTGCCACAACCCGGAAACGTGGGATTCTGAATCAGGACGCCTCATTCCAATACTGGATCTTGCCGCTCGGATTCGAATAGAGGCCCCCACTCGGCGTCTGACGATTTCTGGCGGTGAACCACTGGAACAAACGGTTGGTGTACTCGCCCTGCTAAATGAGCTATCCGACTTCGACTTAGCCCTCTACACTGGATATGAACTGGAGGAGGTACCTCCTTCCATCTTGCGCCGCCTTGACTGGATCAAGGTAGGCAGTTTTGACATCCACCACCGAACAACTACCACACCATTTATAGGGTCTGGTAATCAGCGATTTCTCAGCACCCGCGACGAACTGGTACTCCTAGATGACTGA
- a CDS encoding anaerobic ribonucleoside-triphosphate reductase, with amino-acid sequence MTENKTTVSAKTMDNAARRISYQGLISLAGMDELKNTALTNLPKRLATHHYNGSYHIHDLEAFGVAPNCLTIDFQRSFPTDKLRSKNTLQRLLGIFDYIRQAIVAIGGDQSGGIGFANFDEDIAWACDQLAISDSRRTRQILRACIDNFIEWINTTRSRYGLECYYVTLNIGLSQSPLGKYSAVCLLDCLQNAPAGYIRPNIVFKTKAELHFEKDARNRELFDSALTTTAVRMIPTYLLCDATPNIDIPPEQLAIMGCRTRVAANLHGHTTAIGRGNLAYVSINLVQIAWKATQNHPQTKRIADFLSRWRTLAKDAAEILLRRKQLLEKLPAQNFPGYCAIDPWMVPFADSERIDAWKHGTLSIGFVGLAESVDIMTQKKIGVDNDANILARRLVTAMRDEVDQLRSEHNCNFTLLATSAESTSGRFARIDWANHRIPAAHKGFYTNSFHIPVDVPLNPIHKMQTEGPFHTMCNGGGISYVELGGPPLGNLLALEDMIQAASSAGVSYFGVNFPKDICNNCGNQGVFDMCHSCDSTDVTHIRRVSGYLEATTSFTSGKLAEIAKRTAHARGGA; translated from the coding sequence ATGACTGAAAACAAAACGACTGTCTCCGCCAAGACAATGGATAATGCCGCACGGCGAATAAGCTACCAAGGCCTCATCAGCCTTGCAGGCATGGATGAGCTGAAAAACACAGCATTGACCAACCTCCCCAAAAGACTAGCGACCCATCATTACAATGGAAGCTATCACATTCATGACTTGGAAGCATTCGGCGTAGCGCCAAACTGCCTTACTATTGACTTTCAACGTAGCTTTCCCACGGACAAACTGCGTTCAAAAAACACCCTTCAACGCCTTTTAGGGATTTTTGATTACATTCGGCAGGCCATAGTAGCTATAGGGGGAGACCAATCGGGTGGCATAGGTTTCGCAAATTTCGATGAGGATATCGCTTGGGCATGCGACCAACTCGCTATAAGCGACTCAAGACGCACCCGTCAGATTTTGCGAGCCTGCATCGATAACTTTATCGAATGGATCAATACGACCCGCTCTCGATATGGACTGGAATGCTACTATGTCACTCTCAACATCGGATTATCACAATCTCCGCTTGGTAAATATTCAGCGGTTTGCCTTCTCGATTGTCTCCAAAATGCTCCTGCAGGCTACATACGGCCTAATATAGTATTCAAAACAAAGGCAGAACTGCATTTCGAGAAAGACGCCCGAAATCGAGAGCTATTTGATTCAGCTCTTACAACCACAGCCGTACGCATGATTCCGACGTACCTCCTCTGTGACGCAACCCCTAATATTGACATCCCGCCAGAGCAATTGGCCATCATGGGATGTCGCACACGGGTCGCCGCGAACCTGCACGGCCACACAACTGCGATCGGACGTGGCAACTTGGCTTATGTCTCCATCAACTTGGTACAAATCGCGTGGAAGGCGACACAGAACCACCCTCAAACTAAGCGCATAGCAGACTTCCTCTCAAGGTGGCGGACGCTTGCCAAAGACGCCGCCGAAATCCTGCTCCGTAGAAAGCAGTTGCTGGAGAAGCTTCCTGCACAAAACTTTCCGGGATATTGCGCAATTGATCCATGGATGGTGCCATTTGCAGACTCCGAGCGCATTGACGCATGGAAACATGGCACACTGTCTATCGGCTTTGTGGGCTTGGCAGAGTCAGTTGATATAATGACTCAGAAAAAAATTGGCGTAGATAATGATGCAAACATATTGGCCCGCAGGCTTGTCACTGCAATGAGAGATGAAGTTGACCAGCTTCGTTCAGAGCACAACTGTAATTTCACCTTGCTGGCAACGTCTGCCGAGTCCACATCTGGCCGTTTCGCTCGTATTGATTGGGCCAACCACCGGATTCCTGCTGCACATAAAGGGTTTTATACAAATTCATTCCATATCCCTGTTGATGTGCCTCTAAACCCTATTCATAAGATGCAGACGGAAGGTCCTTTTCATACCATGTGCAACGGAGGAGGCATCAGCTATGTCGAACTTGGAGGTCCGCCTTTAGGCAATCTTTTGGCACTTGAGGATATGATTCAAGCAGCCTCGTCTGCAGGCGTGAGTTATTTCGGAGTGAATTTTCCGAAAGACATCTGCAACAACTGCGGCAACCAAGGAGTTTTCGACATGTGCCATTCTTGTGACTCTACGGATGTAACTCATATTCGGCGTGTCTCAGGCTACCTGGAGGCAACCACCTCTTTCACCTCGGGCAAACTGGCTGAAATTGCCAAACGGACTGCACACGCACGGGGGGGAGCGTGA
- a CDS encoding nucleoside/nucleotide kinase family protein → MPIIAVEGLDASGKTTIAALLAKSIGCDLVEKPLRWVLQHSKEKDLDSYYAVVNRVNTLDSAVARQWFHCFGWLLIANRYRDSIVVVDRYVLSNLSYNNHSRFDDICNLALSVTEPPTFTVLLNVSTAERRRRLSLRSPSELKSTSFDKDKARFALMKNYLIKQGWLHAVITTDGRPPQEIVDVITPSLKSIV, encoded by the coding sequence ATGCCGATAATCGCAGTCGAAGGGCTTGATGCCTCCGGAAAAACAACAATTGCGGCACTCCTTGCAAAAAGTATAGGCTGTGATTTGGTTGAAAAGCCCTTGCGTTGGGTTCTTCAACACAGCAAGGAGAAAGATTTAGATAGCTACTACGCGGTTGTGAACAGGGTAAACACGCTCGACAGTGCTGTCGCTCGGCAATGGTTTCACTGCTTTGGATGGCTGCTGATCGCAAATCGTTATCGCGATTCTATAGTTGTCGTCGATCGCTATGTTCTATCAAATTTGAGCTACAACAATCACAGTAGATTCGATGACATTTGCAACCTCGCCCTCAGTGTAACTGAGCCACCGACATTCACAGTTTTACTTAATGTTTCCACAGCAGAACGTCGCCGTCGTTTGAGCCTGCGTTCCCCCTCCGAATTGAAGTCAACTAGTTTTGACAAAGACAAAGCACGCTTCGCGCTAATGAAAAACTATCTTATCAAACAAGGGTGGCTACACGCTGTAATTACGACCGATGGCCGGCCCCCTCAAGAAATCGTGGACGTAATCACACCGTCCCTTAAGTCCATCGTTTAA